Below is a genomic region from Brassica rapa cultivar Chiifu-401-42 chromosome A08, CAAS_Brap_v3.01, whole genome shotgun sequence.
TATGGTACCAAATCTTCAAATTGATAAGAGCATCTGAAAAAAGTAACTCTATTTTTGAACTTcacaaaactctatatttaaagtttaaacttgttattctccaaaagcaaaacttcaaacttaacttcaaaactatttctattttataatttggtctttatttatcataattaatttgaattcataaaacttttataaataactaacacatatataaacatattacaataatattaattaataaaatataaaattttaaacgagataacttaattaatattaaatttcaagcaaaatactatattattccataaagtacattttgaagtaaaatagctctcctcatttttaatttgtagattagagataaaaattgttgaaatcgggtgataataatatatacttgtaaatacattagatcataacaagaaagtaaaagaaaaacataaaatattgctaaaagactaaCTTTTATcaatgatattaatactcgtgaatatattcaatATGAACAAGAAAAAATTATACGAAAAGAAATCATCAACAACAACCCacaacaaccatcttcaatTACACAAAAAATAGATAATATTTGGAATTTTTGAAGGTTTTGGATCATACTTacctgactattagtgttgttgtaatatttaaatttgtgtaatagttatgtcttcatataattttttaaaagtttttttttgttaagtttcttttgtatacttttgttatctaaatctagttttaaatattttaaatattcttttagagttttatttaatttaatgtgtaaacttaaattttgtaaacaaaactttaaatatttatgaaatataatttgtataaggattaaaataataaacaagaaaacgtttatgaattataaatgtgatgtgtaattgtagggaccaaaatacaaataaaaatatgaaacttcaaatttgaagttttgagtagtgaaacttcaaatatagagtttaactcctcaaaacttcaaatttaaagttttgaagtttctttttagaaaaaacttcatatttaaaGTTATAGAGTGTATCTTAGAGTTGCTCCAAGTGATGTTAACTTTGTTTTCTGATTGCTTACTTTTTTACTTGCAGCGATGAAGGCGACTACATCAATCAAATTGTAGGGGAAGTCGTAAAGGTGTTATCTTCTGATCTGGAAAGACAAATCCCCATTGATAATCATCCTTGTTCAGGAGCAGAGAAAACGCCTGAAGCTGCACCTGACTTGCCCCCTCCTCTGTTTGGCATCGAAAATCGTCTCACACAATTGGAAATGAAGTTAGATTTTGAGTGCGAGAATACTATTACGATTGGTGTTGTTGGTATGCCTGGGATTGGTAAGACCACACTGACAAAGATGTTGTATGAAAAGTGGCGAGGCGAGTTCCTACGCTGTGTTTTCCTTCATGATGTCCGTAAATTGTGGAAAGACTGCAAGATGAATCGGGACATTTTCATGAGAGAGTTGTTGAAGGATGATGACGTGAAACAAGAAGTCTCTGACCTGTCACCCGAATCCTTGAAGGCTCTCCTACTCAGTAAGAAGTCTCTTGTTGTTCTTGATAACGTGAGTGACAAGAGTCAGATAGAGACTCTTCTCGGCGAATGCGACTGGATTAAGAGAGGTAGCAGGATCTTTATCACCACTAGCGATAAGTCAGTGATCAAAGGCGTGGTTGATGACACATATGAGGTCCTGAGACTATCTGGCAGAGACAGCTTTCAGTACTTCAGCTATTTTGCGTTTAGTGGTAAGCTCTGTCCTCCGGAGGATAACTTTTTGAATCTCTCTAGATTGTTTGTGGACTATGCCAAAGGCAATCCATTAGCTCTCAAGATATTGGGTGTTGAGCTTAGTGAGAAAGACGAGACTCACTGGGAAGAGACACTTCGCGATCTGGCACAGAGTCCCAATAAGACTATACAAAGTGTCTTGCAGATAAGCTACAATGGACTCGGTCAGTTTCATAAAGATGTGTTTCTTGACGTAGCTTGTTTCTTTAGATCAGGGGATGAGAATTACGTGAGGTGTTTGGTGGAGTCATGTGACACTGATCTTGTTGATGCTGCGAGTGAGATAAAGGATCTTGCCAGtaaatttttgataaacatttctggcggacgagtggagatgCATGATTTACTGTATACATTTGGCAAGGAACTTGGTTCACAAGGTTCGCGGAGGCTGTGGAACCATAAAGGCGTTGTTGGTGCgttgaagaaaagaaaagtaagATAAAACCTTTGATCTAGAGTGTAGCAAGATTCGATATTCTTTGACTTTTCAAGAAACTTCTACTTGCTAACCTATTTGTCTTTAACTGGCTAAGCAGGGAGCAGGCAGTGTGCGGGGCATTTTTCTTGACATGTCTGAACTGAAGGAGAAGCTTCCTCTGGACAGATGTACTTTCACTGAGATGCGTAATCTTAGGTACCTCAAATTCTATAGTTCTCGTTGTCATAGAGAATGCGAAGCTGACTGCAAACTAAACTTCCCTGAGGGACTTGATTTTCCCTTGGATGAAGTAAGATATCTCTTTTGGCTGAAGTTCCCTTTGAAGAAACTTCCGAAAGACTTCAACCCCAAGAATCTAACCGACCTTAACATGTCTTTCAGCGAGATTGAAGAGCTCTGGGAGGGTGTTAAGGTGTGTCTCTGATCAAGTTCACAGTATGGGTTTTATTAGCTTACtagcttagttttttttttatgactgTTGATTACAGGATACACCGAAGTTAAAGTGGGTTGATCTTAGCCACTCAAGCAAGTTATGCAATCTGACAGGGTTGCTAAATGCTGAAAGCCTCCAGAGATTGAATCTCGAAGGGTGCACGAGTTTGGAGGAGTTGCCTCGTGAGATGGAACGTATGAAATGTCTTGTTTTCCTCAACATGAGAGGATGCACGAGTCTCCGGGTTCTTCCGCATATGAATCTGATCTCTATGAAAACTCTCATCCTCACCAACTGCTCAAGCCTTCAGACATTCCGGGTGGTTTCGGATAATCTAGAGACCCTACACTTGGATGGATCTGCAATTGGTCAACTTCCTACAAACATGTGGAAGCTCCAGCGACTGATTGTATTGAACTTGAAAGACTGCAAAATGTTGGTAGAACTTCCAGAATGCCTTGGGAAGCTGAAAGCTCTGCAAGAACTGGTGCTATCTGGTTGTTCAAAGCTCAAGACTTTTCCAATTCGCATTGAAAACATGAAATCTTTGCAGCTTTTATTGCTTGATGGGACATCAATTACAGACATGCCGAAGATATTGCAGTTGAATAGCTCAAAAGTGGAAGACTGGCCTGAACTAAGACGTGGTATGAACGGCATATCCTCATTGCAGCGTCTATGCTTAAGCGGGAATGATATAATCACCAACTTGCGAATCGACATCAGTCTACTATGTCATCTGAAACTGCTTGACCTGAAATTCTGCAAGAATCTCACTTCAATTCCACTGCTTCCACCAAATGTAGAGATCTTAGATGCACATGGCTGTGGCAAACTGAAGACAGTCGCAACGCCGATGGCCATTCTTAAGCATATGGAGAAGGTTCACTCTAAGTTCATTTTCACCAACTGCAACAGTCTTGAACAAGCTGCAAAGAATAGCATCACAACGTATGCTCAAAAGAAAAGCCAGCTAGATGCGCTTAGATGTTATAAAGAGGTCTCATTCCTcacttttttttatctaattGAATCTCTTTAACAGTTAATGATTGGTTTTGGTTTCTGTTGTACTTTTTTCAGGGACATGCTTCAGAAGCTTTATTCATTACTTCCTTTCCAGGGAGTGAAGTACCTTCATGGTTTGACCATCGCATGATTGGATCAACGTTAAAGCTGAAGTTTCCGCCACATTGGTGTGACAACAGACTTTCAACAATAGTTCTATGCGCTGTTGTTGCATTCCAAAATGAGATCAACAGTTTCTCAATAGAATGCACTTGTGAGTTCAAAAACGAACTTGGAACATGTACACGTTTCAGCAGCATTCTTGGTGGAGGTTGGATTGAACCACGCAAGATTGATTCAGACCATGTGTTTATCGGTTACACCAGTTCCTCCCACATAACAAATCATGTAGAAGGTTCGCCAGAACATCAAAAATGTGTTCCTACCGAGGCGTCAATAAAATTCAAAGTGATAGATGGA
It encodes:
- the LOC103834982 gene encoding disease resistance-like protein CSA1; protein product: MLTVASSSSSVQSPPQNQVFLNFRGKQLRYGFVSHLEKALRRDGINVFVDKNETKGKDLSSLFSRIEESRIALAIFSSMYTESKWCLNELEKIKECVDLGKLVVIPIFYKVDTDDVKNLNGVFGDKFWELAKTCNGEKFEKWRQALQNIPQKLGFTLGETSDEGDYINQIVGEVVKVLSSDLERQIPIDNHPCSGAEKTPEAAPDLPPPLFGIENRLTQLEMKLDFECENTITIGVVGMPGIGKTTLTKMLYEKWRGEFLRCVFLHDVRKLWKDCKMNRDIFMRELLKDDDVKQEVSDLSPESLKALLLSKKSLVVLDNVSDKSQIETLLGECDWIKRGSRIFITTSDKSVIKGVVDDTYEVLRLSGRDSFQYFSYFAFSGKLCPPEDNFLNLSRLFVDYAKGNPLALKILGVELSEKDETHWEETLRDLAQSPNKTIQSVLQISYNGLGQFHKDVFLDVACFFRSGDENYVRCLVESCDTDLVDAASEIKDLASKFLINISGGRVEMHDLLYTFGKELGSQGSRRLWNHKGVVGALKKRKGAGSVRGIFLDMSELKEKLPLDRCTFTEMRNLRYLKFYSSRCHRECEADCKLNFPEGLDFPLDEVRYLFWLKFPLKKLPKDFNPKNLTDLNMSFSEIEELWEGVKDTPKLKWVDLSHSSKLCNLTGLLNAESLQRLNLEGCTSLEELPREMERMKCLVFLNMRGCTSLRVLPHMNLISMKTLILTNCSSLQTFRVVSDNLETLHLDGSAIGQLPTNMWKLQRLIVLNLKDCKMLVELPECLGKLKALQELVLSGCSKLKTFPIRIENMKSLQLLLLDGTSITDMPKILQLNSSKVEDWPELRRGMNGISSLQRLCLSGNDIITNLRIDISLLCHLKLLDLKFCKNLTSIPLLPPNVEILDAHGCGKLKTVATPMAILKHMEKVHSKFIFTNCNSLEQAAKNSITTYAQKKSQLDALRCYKEGHASEALFITSFPGSEVPSWFDHRMIGSTLKLKFPPHWCDNRLSTIVLCAVVAFQNEINSFSIECTCEFKNELGTCTRFSSILGGGWIEPRKIDSDHVFIGYTSSSHITNHVEGSPEHQKCVPTEASIKFKVIDGAGEIVNCGLSLVYEEPNHVVIEGDCSGTSSGRGLSVVESTMSFATRFLSVILRYLWLGVVFFSVFGFARFYFH